A stretch of DNA from Yoonia sp. G8-12:
CGGGCCAGATGATCCATGCGGGTTTTATCGCCTAAAATCGACCCGCCCGAGCGTGCCGAGGAGGGATCGACCGCCAGCACCGCCACCCGTTTGCCCATGCCGGTCAGCATGAGCCCGAAACTTTCGATGAATGTGGATTTCCCCACGCCGGGCGTGCCGGACAGGCCGATCCGCAGGGCCTGTTTTTGCGTCCCAAGTTTTTCCAGCAGTTCCAGCGCGTCGGCGCGGTGGTCTGCGCGTCCGCTTTCCACCAGCGTGATTGCGCGTGCCAATGCGCGCCTGTCACCGGTCTGCACGCCTTGGGCCAATGTGTTGATATCTGTGGTCCTGCTCATGGAACCTTTCTTATCCGGTGGGGGCCAAAGGTCCAGCCCTCAGCACATTTCCGCAACCCAAGCAGGGACCACCTGTGTTGCAGGCCCAAAGCGGTGATCATCAAAGGCGTTGGCCCTTGCGGAGGGTTCCAGATTGATCTCAAGCGTCTGTCCCTGCGCCAGTTCAACAAGACCGGCGGCGGGATAGACCTCGGCCGAGGTGCCGATCGCCACGAACAGATCAGCGGTTGCAACGGCATGGGCAATTTCATCCATGTGATAAGGGATTTCGCCGAACCAGACGACATCAGGGCGCGTCGCACTGGCACCGCATGCGGGGCAGTCGTCTTGAGGCGACATGACCTCGGGTGCGTTCCAGCGGGCGTCGCAATCCGCACAGAGTGCGCGCATTAATTGTCCGTGCATGTGAATCACCTTGGGCGAACCCGCGCGCGCGTGCAGATCATCGACGTTCTGCGTGATCAGTGTCACCTCATGCGTGCTTGCCGCCAGTACAGCCAGCGCCTGATGGGCAGCATTCGGGGCGGCACTTGCGCAATTGGCCCGTCGTGCATTGTAGAAATCATGGACCAAGGCAGGATTGCGTGCGAAACCTTCGGGTGTCGCCACTTCATTCAGATCGTATTGGGTCCAGAGCCCGCCCACATCCCGGAACGTGCCCAAACCGCTTTCAGCCGAGACACCGGCACCTGTCAGAATTGCAATCTTCATCCGCCTAGTTTGGCCGCGATACGTCCTGCGCGGCAAGTGGATTACACATCCAAGTGGCTGGATGCCGCGCTATCTGGTAAGCTCGGTGCGACGAATGGGAGGACAGAATGGGCAAAACACCAATTCATCTGTGGATCGTTGGGATTGTGTCGCTACTGTGGAACGCGGGCGGCGCGATAGATTATGTGATGACACGCACAAATGCGCCTGAATATATGGCTGCACAGCCGCCTGAACGCCTTGCAATGTTGCAAGATGCGCCGATGTGGTTTGGGGTCACATGGGCGTTGGGCGTGTGGTTTTCGGTGATCGGATCGCTCATGTTGTTGATGCGGTCACGGTTTGCGGGCGCTGCTTTTGCATTGTCGCTTGTGGGGCTGATTGGGTCGTCGGTCTATACCTATGGCGTTGCTGATGGCGGCAGCATGGTGGCGGCAGCCGGCGCAGGGGCCATTGCGTTCACGATCGCGATCCCTGTCATCCTTGTCTTGTTGTGGATCTATGCGCGCGCAATGACCAGGCGTGGCGTTTTGCGCTGATGCGTATCGTTTTTGTGTGCCTTGGCAATATTTGCCGCTCACCCGCAGCCGAGGGGATAATGCGCAAGCTTGCGCCGCATCTGGCGCTGGATAGCGCGGGCACGGGGGCTGGCATGTGGGCGATGCCCCTTATGGCCCGATGCAAGAGGCCGCCAGTACACGCGGCTTTGACCTCAGTGGACTACGGGCACGGCAGTTCACGCGTGCGGATTTTACTGACTTTGATCTGATCGTTGCGATGGATCGGCAGAACAAGGCAGATATCGAGCGGTTGCGCCCCAAAGGCAACGCAACGCCGGTCCAGTGTTTTGCCGAAAAAGATGTCCCTGATCCCTATTACACGCGGGATTTCGATGGGGCGCTGGTGATGATCGAGCGTGCCGCTAAGCGTCTATTGGCTGACATATCTCTGCGGCGAGATCGGTGAAAGCGCGGTAGCGCACCCAGAACCGTTCATCACCGACACGATCAGACTGGCGCGTATCCTGGGCCAGCTGCGGGTCTGCAAAGAACCCGACCACGCGCGCTTGATCACTGCCAGAGAGTGATTGGTTAGCGACCTGTTGAACGCACGAACACAAAGCGGGTGAGGCTGCGCGGCGGTCTGCATCAAGGCAGGCGCGTGATATATCGCCCGTCGCGCCACGGCTGCCACCGCCACACGCCGCTACTGATGCCAACGCACCCGCTATCAACAAATACCGCATTCGCCTATCCTCTGCCCGGCCCCCGGGTTTGCCTCGGGTGGTCCATGTTCGTTTGTGTGGTTAAAGTAGAGTATGCAGGGGTGGAAGCAACGATGCAATTAGGGATTGCCGTGCCGTGCCGCACCTTTTTTGGTAGCAGGGTCTGCGCGGGAGGTCACTTGTGATGTGGCGCACAGGACAATCAAGGCCAATAGCCCGCCGCATTTAGGGCATAGGAATCCTATCCGCCCCTCTGGTTCTACGCCCAGTCGTCGGGCGATAATCCAAGTGACTTGATCCGTGAATAAAGCGTCGTGGGTTTAACGCCTAAGAGCGCGGCCGCACCATTTGGCCCCGATACCCGACCATTGGTTTCTTGTAGGCAGGCAATCGTGTTGGCCACGCGGATTTGTTCGATGTCGGCCTCGCTGAGCAATGTTGTGATCTTGCGCGTGGCGGGGGCGGCGTCGGGGCGGATATCAACGACAAGCTTTTCGCCTTGTGATACGATTGCACCGCGTTCGATCACATTGGCCAGTTCGCGCACGTTTCCGGGCCAGTCGTACTGTTGCAGGGTGCGGATTGTCCCTTCGGTAATGATGGGCGGGGTGCGGCTCAGTCTTTTGCAGACCAGTTTGAGGAAATGCGCGGCCAGCAGCGGAATGTCGTCGGGGCGTTCGCGCAGCGGCGTGCAGTGGATCGGAAAGACGTTGAGAAAGAACACCAGTTCCGGCCGCATCCGTCCGGCCTGCACCTCGCGGTCAAGGTTGCGGCTGGTCGCGGCGACGACCCGCAATTCGAGACTGCGCGCACGGTCATCTCCCAGCCGCGTGACCCTGCGGTTCTGCAAGGCATCAAGCAGTTGGCCCTGTTGCTCCAGCGGAATATCGGCGACTTCATCAAGGAAAAGCGTGCCGCCATGTGCCAGTTCCAGTTTGCCCGGCTTGTCGCGTAGGGCGCCTGTGAATGCCCCGCGCACATGGCCGAAAAGCTCGCTTTCAAACATATCGGGCGTGACCGAACCGCACTTGAAATGGATCAATGGCCGCCTGCGCCTGTCGCTGTCGTTATGGATGGCAGAGGCGACCATCGCTTTGCCGGTCCCGCTTTCACCGGTGATCAGCACGTTGGCCTGCGTGCGTGACACCATTTCGACCCGTTGCAGGATTTGCCGGATCGCGGGGGATTGACCGACAACATCATGGTGCGCGCGCTCGATGCTGATCGCTTCTTGCAGATAGGCGTTTTCCTGTTCGAGCCGGTCGCGCAGTGCTGCGACCTGATCCATGGCTTCGCGCAGCTTGCGTTCATTTTCCCAGCGATCGGTGATGTCGCGAAAGATAACCACGGCACCGGCCAGTTTCTGGCCCTCGTAGATCGGGGTTGAAACGTATTCAACGCGGATGGGTTTGCCATCCTTGCGCCAGAACACCTCATCCTCGATCCGGTTGACCTGTTCATAGCGGAAGGATTGGTAGATCGGGCACTGATTGGACGGGTAGAGTTCGCCATCCAGATGGTGGTGGTGGATTTTGGTGTGGATATCCTGTCCCAGCAGGTCTTCGTCCGTCCAGCCCAGCATTTCCTGAGCGGCACGGTTCACAAAAGTTGTCTTGCCGTCGGCGTTGACCCCGTAGATGCCTTCGCCAGCGGCATTCAGGATCAACTGGTTCTGCCGTTCAAGTTCGGAAAAGAACGCCTGCGCGCGCTGCCATTCCAAAATGCCGCCGCTATACATGTTTGCGGCCTGCGCCGCTTCGGCGCGGCGTTCAAGTGCCGCAAGATCGGTGATCTGGATCAAGAGCGTTTTCCCGTCAGAGCGCGCGCTGATTTCACAATCGATGCGGTCATTCTCGCGGGTGCGCATTGTAATGCGTCGTGTCCATGCCTCTCCGCGATGGATGACCTCATCCACAAAGAGGATCATCTGCGCCACATCGTCGGCTACCAGATTGGAAAAGCGCGAACCCACAAGAGAGGGGTCTTTGAGCAGGGTATGGGCCTGCGGGGTGGCGGCCAGAATTTCGTCCGTGTCGAGATCAAGGATGAGCGTTGCGCCGAATGCGCCGGCAAGACGGGAATCGGTGGGGCGTTCTTGAATGTTCATTTGCAGATCGAAGCGGACTTGATGGTACATGGCAATACGAAATTTCGTAAATTACGATTTTCCGTAATATACAGATTTGATAAAAGCCATACAAGATATTGAAATAGAACAACTTTTATTCGTTATTTTTTTTCGGCACTGTGCTTCCAGTATGTCCCTGATCTGCGCCACTATCATTCCAAAGTTTGACAGGAGTGGTGAGAATGACAGTGAAAAGCCTTGGAAATCCCTATTCGTCTGAAACCGATCTGCGCCACGGCGCGGATTGCGGTTGCGCCGGTTGCGTCACGTCAGCAGTCGAAAAGCAGGGTGGGCCCGACCTGACCACAAGCGAAGGGATGCTGGAGCGCGCCGTTGAAAGCGCGATCGTGCGGTCGGTTTTCGGCCAAAGCGATATTGGCCGCCGGTCCTTTATGGGCATGATGGGGGGCACAACAATGGCGGCGGCGCTGGCTTCGGTATTCCCGATCAACGAAGCAAAAGCGGCGATCCTTGATAATCTTGGGCCACCTGAAAAAACAGACCTGAACATCGGCTTTGTGCCAATCACCTGTGCGACGCCGATCATCATGGCGCAGCCTCTGGGCTTTTACGAACGCTACGGTCTGAACGCGCAAGTCATCAAGACGGCGGGCTGGGCCGTGGCCCGCGACAAATCTCTGAACGGCGAATATGACGCCAGCCACATGCTGACACCGATGCCGCTGGCGATGACGCTGGGTGCGGGGTCGATTGCGGAACCCTACATCATGCCCGCCGTTGAAAACATCAACGGTCAGGCGATTGTTCTGTCCAACGAGCACCTTGATAAGCGCGATCCGACACAGTGGAAGGGCTTTACCTTCGGTGTGCCGTTTGAATACTCGATGCACAACTTCCTGCTGCGCTACTATGTTGCCGAATTCGGTCTGGACCCTGATGTCGATATCCAGATCCGTGTTGTGCCGCCGCCCGAGATGGTTGCAAACCTGCGTGCGGGCAACCTTGACGGCTACCTGTCGCCTGATCCGTTCAATCAGCGCGCTGTGTTCGAGGGTATCGGTTTTATCCATCTGCTGACCAAAGAGATCTGGGAAGGTCACCCTTGCTGTGCCTTTGCCGCGCCGCTGTCATTTGCGCAGGAATTGCCCAACACCTATGGCGCACTGCTCAAGTCGATCATCGACGCGACGCAATATGCATCGGCCGCCGAGAACCGCAAAGAGATTTCCGAGGCGATTGCGCCAACCAACTATCTCAACCAGCCCGTGACTGTCATCGAGCAGGTGCTGACAGGCACCTATGCGGATGGTCTGGGCGAAGTGCAGCGCGTGCCCGACCGGATCGATTTCGACCCCTTCCCATGGCATTCGATGGGCGTGTGGATCCTGACGCAGATGAAGCGCTGGGGCTATATCGAGGGTGATGTGGACTACAAAGCTGTGGCAGAGCAGGTTTATCTGGCCGCCGACTGTAAGAAAGTCATGGAGGACCTCGGTTATGAGGCGCCCGACGTGACCTACAAGTCGCACACCATCATGGGCAAGACGTTCGATTACAATGAACCCGAAGCCTACGTCGATAGCTTTGCGATCAAGAAAGGCTAAGGCAAATGCCCATCAGCTCACTGAACTTTCGTGCAGCTATTCTGTCGCTCACTCTGCTGATTGTCGGCCTCCTGATCTGGGAGGCCGCCATTCCCGCACAAAAGGCGGTAGGCGAGTTGACGGAATATGAACTTCTGACAGGGGGTGGCCAGCCGAAAGCAGGTGTGCCGCCGCCCAGTCAGGTGATCGCCAAGGCCTGGGAACAGCTCAGTGACCCTTTCTATGATGCAGGTCCCAATGACAAAGGGATCGGTATCCAGATCGGCTATTCGATCTACCGTGTGCTGGTGGGCTATGCGCTTGCTGCTGTCATTGCCATTCCGCTGGGCTTTCTGATCGGGATGTCACCGCTCGCCTACAAGGCGCTGAACCCGTTCATTCAGGTGTTGCGCCCGATTTCGCCCTTGGCATGGATGCCGCTTGCGCTTTTCGTGATCCAGGACAGCGAGGCAAGCGCGATCTTTGTGATCTTCATTTGCTCGATCTGGCCGATGCTGATCAACACGGCCTTCGGCGTGGCCGGTGTGCGCGAGGATTGGGTCAATGTGGCCCGAACGCACGAGTTGAACCCGCTCAAGACCGCCTTCACCGTGATCCTGCCCGCCGCAGCGCCGACGATCCTGACGGGGATGCGCATTTCCATCGGTATCGCATGGCTGGTTATTGTCGCCGCAGAGATGCTCGTGGGCGGAACCGGCATTGGTTACTACGTCTGGAACGAGTGGAACAACCTCGATCTGACCTCTGTGATCTTTTCCATCCTGATGATCGGCGTCGTGGGCATGGGGCTTGATGCAGCCCTTGGCTTTGTCCAGCGCGCAGTCTCTTACGCAGAATAGGACCAAGATATGAAACCGTTTCTAAGCGTCGAGAACATGACACAACGCTATCCCGATGGCGCGGGCGGGGAACTGACAGTCTTTGAGGATGCCACCTTTGGTGTCGAGAAGGGCGAGTTTGTCGTGATCCTTGGCCACTCTGGCTGTGGCAAATCCACGATCATGAATATCCTCGCAGGATTGTCTGACCCGACATCCGGTGTGGTCATCATGGACGGGACCGAGGTGAAAGGCCCAAGCCTTGACCGTGGTGTTGTGTTCCAGAACTATTCCCTGTTGCCGTGGCTTTCGACCCTCAAGAATGTCACCTTTGGCGTCTCTGCGCGGCACCCTGAATGGTCGAAGGCACAGGTGATTGAACATTCGACCAAATACCTCGCGATGGTCGGACTTGAGGGTGATGTGATCCACCGCAAGCCCAGCCAGCTTTCGGGCGGGATGCGCCAGCGCGTGTCGATTGCGCGCGCTTTTGCCAACCACCCCAAGCTTTTGTTGCTGGATGAACCCTTTGGCGCGCTTGATGCGCTGACACGGGGGACGATCCAGGACGAGCTCTTGAAGATCTGGAGCGGGACAGAACAGAC
This window harbors:
- a CDS encoding NAD-dependent deacylase, yielding MKIAILTGAGVSAESGLGTFRDVGGLWTQYDLNEVATPEGFARNPALVHDFYNARRANCASAAPNAAHQALAVLAASTHEVTLITQNVDDLHARAGSPKVIHMHGQLMRALCADCDARWNAPEVMSPQDDCPACGASATRPDVVWFGEIPYHMDEIAHAVATADLFVAIGTSAEVYPAAGLVELAQGQTLEINLEPSARANAFDDHRFGPATQVVPAWVAEMC
- a CDS encoding arginine transporter translates to MRYLLIAGALASVAACGGGSRGATGDISRACLDADRRAASPALCSCVQQVANQSLSGSDQARVVGFFADPQLAQDTRQSDRVGDERFWVRYRAFTDLAAEICQPIDA
- a CDS encoding sigma-54 interaction domain-containing protein, translating into MYHQVRFDLQMNIQERPTDSRLAGAFGATLILDLDTDEILAATPQAHTLLKDPSLVGSRFSNLVADDVAQMILFVDEVIHRGEAWTRRITMRTRENDRIDCEISARSDGKTLLIQITDLAALERRAEAAQAANMYSGGILEWQRAQAFFSELERQNQLILNAAGEGIYGVNADGKTTFVNRAAQEMLGWTDEDLLGQDIHTKIHHHHLDGELYPSNQCPIYQSFRYEQVNRIEDEVFWRKDGKPIRVEYVSTPIYEGQKLAGAVVIFRDITDRWENERKLREAMDQVAALRDRLEQENAYLQEAISIERAHHDVVGQSPAIRQILQRVEMVSRTQANVLITGESGTGKAMVASAIHNDSDRRRRPLIHFKCGSVTPDMFESELFGHVRGAFTGALRDKPGKLELAHGGTLFLDEVADIPLEQQGQLLDALQNRRVTRLGDDRARSLELRVVAATSRNLDREVQAGRMRPELVFFLNVFPIHCTPLRERPDDIPLLAAHFLKLVCKRLSRTPPIITEGTIRTLQQYDWPGNVRELANVIERGAIVSQGEKLVVDIRPDAAPATRKITTLLSEADIEQIRVANTIACLQETNGRVSGPNGAAALLGVKPTTLYSRIKSLGLSPDDWA
- a CDS encoding CmpA/NrtA family ABC transporter substrate-binding protein; the protein is MTVKSLGNPYSSETDLRHGADCGCAGCVTSAVEKQGGPDLTTSEGMLERAVESAIVRSVFGQSDIGRRSFMGMMGGTTMAAALASVFPINEAKAAILDNLGPPEKTDLNIGFVPITCATPIIMAQPLGFYERYGLNAQVIKTAGWAVARDKSLNGEYDASHMLTPMPLAMTLGAGSIAEPYIMPAVENINGQAIVLSNEHLDKRDPTQWKGFTFGVPFEYSMHNFLLRYYVAEFGLDPDVDIQIRVVPPPEMVANLRAGNLDGYLSPDPFNQRAVFEGIGFIHLLTKEIWEGHPCCAFAAPLSFAQELPNTYGALLKSIIDATQYASAAENRKEISEAIAPTNYLNQPVTVIEQVLTGTYADGLGEVQRVPDRIDFDPFPWHSMGVWILTQMKRWGYIEGDVDYKAVAEQVYLAADCKKVMEDLGYEAPDVTYKSHTIMGKTFDYNEPEAYVDSFAIKKG
- the ntrB gene encoding nitrate ABC transporter permease, with amino-acid sequence MPISSLNFRAAILSLTLLIVGLLIWEAAIPAQKAVGELTEYELLTGGGQPKAGVPPPSQVIAKAWEQLSDPFYDAGPNDKGIGIQIGYSIYRVLVGYALAAVIAIPLGFLIGMSPLAYKALNPFIQVLRPISPLAWMPLALFVIQDSEASAIFVIFICSIWPMLINTAFGVAGVREDWVNVARTHELNPLKTAFTVILPAAAPTILTGMRISIGIAWLVIVAAEMLVGGTGIGYYVWNEWNNLDLTSVIFSILMIGVVGMGLDAALGFVQRAVSYAE
- a CDS encoding ABC transporter ATP-binding protein; this translates as MKPFLSVENMTQRYPDGAGGELTVFEDATFGVEKGEFVVILGHSGCGKSTIMNILAGLSDPTSGVVIMDGTEVKGPSLDRGVVFQNYSLLPWLSTLKNVTFGVSARHPEWSKAQVIEHSTKYLAMVGLEGDVIHRKPSQLSGGMRQRVSIARAFANHPKLLLLDEPFGALDALTRGTIQDELLKIWSGTEQTVFMITHDIDEAILLADRILLMTNGPYARVAESVEITIPRPRNRTEIIEHPNYYAIRNHLVTFLGKRSKEMAGQQTGEGSNRPTPVRIDKTEPEEPENAPPALRAVNE